Proteins encoded together in one Acidobacteriota bacterium window:
- a CDS encoding alpha/beta hydrolase has translation MTVGTKVGVSAGVLVVLVLMTAAGYVYKRPLSVYAWFNRRLLKDAGLTESTVAASVGPQTYWSGGRGQTLVLLHGAGDHAGTWSHVAEKLGGRYRLVIPDLAGHAASAPAEGPLSVSQVLAGFEAVMNQISHDPVIIVGNSLGAWIALLYAREHPDRVARLVLVDGGALRGDRQDLSLMPRSREEAVALMSQLRDPGSDPIPGYVLDDVVREANVGPIARMAQTASEMDRFLLEGKLHEIAAPVDLLWGESDKLLPLAYARRMMADLPASRLTTLPACGHVPHVECPSRFDAALSDILQSAPPSRRVEGPGTVAGAAAQGPGRR, from the coding sequence ATGACGGTTGGAACCAAGGTCGGCGTCTCGGCAGGTGTCCTGGTCGTGCTGGTCCTGATGACAGCGGCCGGCTATGTCTACAAACGTCCACTGAGTGTCTACGCGTGGTTCAACCGGCGGCTGTTGAAAGACGCCGGGCTCACCGAGTCCACGGTAGCCGCCAGCGTGGGCCCTCAGACGTACTGGAGTGGAGGCCGGGGCCAGACACTGGTCCTGCTGCATGGTGCCGGCGACCACGCCGGGACGTGGTCGCACGTGGCAGAGAAGCTGGGCGGCCGCTATCGCCTCGTGATTCCCGATCTCGCGGGTCACGCGGCGAGCGCTCCTGCAGAAGGGCCGCTGTCGGTCAGCCAGGTGCTCGCCGGATTCGAAGCGGTGATGAACCAGATATCGCACGATCCGGTCATCATCGTCGGCAACTCGCTTGGCGCGTGGATCGCGCTTCTGTACGCGCGAGAGCACCCGGATCGAGTGGCCCGACTGGTACTGGTCGACGGGGGCGCTCTCAGGGGCGATCGCCAGGACCTGAGTCTGATGCCCAGGTCACGCGAGGAGGCCGTCGCGCTCATGAGCCAGTTGCGAGATCCCGGCTCGGATCCGATTCCCGGCTACGTACTCGATGATGTGGTCCGCGAAGCGAACGTTGGCCCCATCGCGCGCATGGCGCAGACCGCCTCGGAGATGGATCGGTTCCTCCTTGAAGGCAAGCTGCACGAGATCGCCGCGCCAGTCGACTTGCTCTGGGGCGAATCGGACAAACTGCTGCCGCTCGCATACGCACGGCGGATGATGGCCGATCTCCCCGCCTCGCGTCTGACCACGCTGCCGGCCTGCGGCCACGTGCCGCACGTGGAGTGCCCGTCGCGCTTCGACGCAGCCCTTTCCGACATCCTGCAATCGGCGCCGCCCTCGCGCCGGGTCGAAGGCCCCGGCACCGTGGCTGGCGCCGCCGCGCAGGGCCCCGGACGGAGGTAG
- a CDS encoding thioesterase family protein, giving the protein MAFKYSCPVEVRFRDCDPMGHANNAVYLTYLEVARFAYWRDVCGGRGWGDIKFIMARIEVDYKAPAEQGDVLSVRLGITSFGRTSFVFEYELLNQHGSVIAIARTVQVMYDYAAGKPVPVLQEFKDRVLAYEGLAG; this is encoded by the coding sequence ATGGCGTTCAAGTACAGCTGCCCGGTGGAAGTCCGGTTCCGCGACTGCGACCCGATGGGCCATGCCAATAACGCGGTGTATCTGACCTACCTGGAGGTCGCGCGCTTCGCCTACTGGCGCGATGTGTGCGGGGGCCGCGGCTGGGGCGACATCAAGTTCATCATGGCCCGCATCGAGGTCGACTACAAGGCGCCGGCAGAGCAGGGCGACGTGCTGAGCGTGCGTCTCGGGATCACCAGCTTTGGAAGGACCAGCTTCGTGTTTGAATACGAACTGCTCAACCAGCACGGGAGCGTGATCGCAATCGCCCGCACCGTGCAGGTGATGTACGATTACGCGGCCGGGAAGCCGGTCCCCGTCCTTCAGGAATTCAAGGACCGGGTGCTCGCGTATGAGGGATTGGCGGGATGA
- a CDS encoding MFS transporter: protein MKASPLIVVFVTVFIDLLGFGIIIPLLPFYAETFGANAFTIAMLATSFSAMQFIFAPLWGRWSDRIGRRPIILMGLFGSFLSYLAFGLASSLALLFTARIFAGIAGANIPTAQAVVADVTTPENRAKGMGMIGAAFGLGFIFGPAIGGFLSRWGYATPALFASALSLANFTAAWFLLPETLKPEHRARVRVGRLDALRQAVTRPHLPLLLLVSFLAVGAFSGFETTFALFAERTFAFHASTIGYLFAFVGVILVLVQGVLVGRTVKLIGEHHIVPISLGVVSIGLLMIPASSTVAVLMVTLAVLSMGMGFNNPSLMSLISQCSAAEDQGGVLGLTQSLGSLARIVGPLWAGFAFDNLGIAVPYISSAAMIAVACLISIVSLWRTRTDRSSGAPVTPGPMRGSH, encoded by the coding sequence GTGAAGGCCTCCCCCCTGATCGTCGTGTTCGTGACGGTCTTCATCGACCTGCTGGGTTTCGGGATCATCATCCCGCTCCTGCCGTTCTACGCGGAAACGTTCGGAGCCAACGCGTTCACCATCGCGATGCTCGCCACCTCGTTTTCGGCTATGCAGTTCATCTTCGCGCCACTCTGGGGGCGATGGTCGGATCGAATCGGCCGGCGGCCCATCATCCTGATGGGCTTATTCGGGTCGTTTCTCTCGTACCTGGCCTTCGGTCTCGCCAGCTCCCTGGCGCTCCTGTTCACCGCGCGCATCTTCGCCGGGATTGCCGGAGCCAACATCCCGACGGCCCAGGCCGTGGTCGCCGATGTGACGACGCCAGAGAACAGGGCGAAGGGGATGGGAATGATCGGCGCGGCGTTCGGGCTGGGGTTTATCTTCGGGCCGGCGATCGGCGGATTCCTGAGCCGGTGGGGCTACGCGACGCCGGCGTTGTTCGCGTCGGCGCTTTCGCTCGCCAATTTCACCGCCGCCTGGTTCCTCCTGCCCGAGACGCTGAAACCCGAGCACCGGGCCAGAGTGCGCGTCGGGCGGCTCGACGCGCTTCGCCAGGCGGTGACCCGTCCGCATCTGCCGCTGCTGCTGCTCGTGAGCTTTCTGGCCGTGGGCGCGTTCTCCGGCTTCGAGACCACGTTCGCCCTGTTCGCCGAGCGGACGTTTGCGTTTCACGCGTCGACGATCGGCTATCTGTTCGCGTTCGTCGGCGTGATCCTCGTCCTCGTGCAGGGCGTTCTCGTCGGGCGTACGGTCAAGCTCATCGGCGAGCACCACATCGTGCCCATCTCGCTTGGGGTCGTGTCGATAGGCCTGTTGATGATCCCGGCGTCATCGACCGTCGCCGTTCTCATGGTGACGCTGGCCGTGCTGTCTATGGGGATGGGTTTCAACAACCCGTCGCTCATGTCGCTGATCTCGCAGTGCTCGGCCGCGGAGGATCAGGGCGGTGTTCTCGGCCTGACTCAGTCACTCGGCAGTCTCGCCCGGATTGTCGGCCCGCTGTGGGCAGGATTCGCGTTCGACAACCTCGGCATCGCGGTGCCGTACATCAGTTCCGCCGCGATGATCGCCGTTGCCTGCCTGATCAGCATCGTCTCGCTCTGGCGAACGCGCACCGACAGGTCGTCGGGCGCTCCGGTGACGCCAGGCCCGATGAGGGGGAGTCATTGA
- a CDS encoding long-chain fatty acid--CoA ligase — protein MRHADLLGERARLTPEKVALVCVPQGTRHTYRELDDRAACMASMWIDVCGLLPGDRVGLLAHNRIEFLDAFFATAKSGIILVPLGTRLTAHELAHIARDAGLRAVLYDGAFGDTVRTLRAMVDIERWIALDEPATSGDQRLPELIPVAATRLSRPVPEDICCLLYTSGTTGQPKGVMVPHRMIVWNGYNTVVGWQLREEDVSPIFTPLYHAGGLGAFLVPIFTIGGTIVLHAGFDPVEIWQTIARERCTVVLGVPTIYKLLMESPEFVRTDLSSVRALMSGGAPLPLYIIEAYQRRGVVFKQGYGLTEVGVNCFAMTIEESVRKKGSIGKPLMFTEARLAGKDGCDVPIDDVGELWLRGPHVCKGYWRNPDATSAALDGDGWFRTGDLARRDADGFFFIAGRQKDMLISGGVNIYPAEIEGALLLHPAVKDAAVVGIPDETWGEIGAAIVVPRQPGGTTGDELAAFLEGRLAKYKIPRRWVLVDALPRTPYGKLVKGSLRDLVLASPGSDADAGRRL, from the coding sequence ATGCGCCACGCGGATCTGCTCGGTGAGCGCGCACGGCTGACACCTGAGAAGGTCGCGCTTGTCTGCGTCCCACAAGGCACGAGGCATACCTACCGCGAGCTCGACGACCGCGCCGCGTGCATGGCGTCCATGTGGATCGACGTCTGCGGGTTGCTGCCGGGAGATCGGGTTGGCCTGCTGGCCCACAACCGCATCGAGTTCCTCGACGCGTTCTTCGCGACGGCAAAGTCGGGCATCATCCTCGTGCCGCTCGGCACCCGGCTCACCGCGCACGAACTGGCACACATTGCCCGCGATGCCGGGCTTCGAGCGGTTCTCTATGACGGGGCATTCGGCGACACGGTGCGGACGCTTCGTGCCATGGTGGACATCGAGCGCTGGATCGCTCTCGATGAACCGGCGACCAGTGGCGACCAGCGACTGCCCGAACTGATTCCCGTTGCCGCGACCCGGTTGAGCCGCCCGGTGCCAGAAGATATCTGCTGCCTCCTCTACACCAGCGGCACGACAGGCCAGCCCAAGGGCGTGATGGTGCCGCACCGGATGATCGTCTGGAACGGTTACAACACGGTGGTTGGCTGGCAGCTGCGGGAAGAAGACGTGAGCCCGATCTTCACGCCGCTCTACCACGCGGGCGGCCTGGGGGCCTTCCTCGTGCCGATCTTCACGATTGGCGGAACGATCGTGCTCCACGCGGGGTTTGATCCTGTGGAGATCTGGCAGACGATCGCGCGCGAGCGCTGCACGGTCGTCCTGGGCGTGCCCACCATCTACAAGCTGCTGATGGAGTCGCCCGAGTTCGTGCGAACAGATCTGTCGAGCGTGCGGGCATTGATGAGCGGAGGCGCACCGCTGCCGCTTTACATCATCGAGGCGTATCAGCGCCGCGGCGTCGTGTTCAAACAGGGGTACGGCCTGACGGAGGTCGGTGTGAATTGTTTCGCGATGACCATCGAGGAGTCGGTCAGAAAGAAGGGTTCGATCGGCAAGCCGCTCATGTTCACAGAAGCGAGACTGGCTGGCAAAGACGGATGCGACGTCCCGATCGACGACGTCGGCGAGTTGTGGCTGCGCGGTCCGCACGTCTGTAAAGGCTATTGGCGTAATCCTGACGCCACGTCGGCCGCGCTCGATGGTGACGGGTGGTTTCGCACCGGCGACCTGGCACGCCGCGATGCCGATGGGTTCTTCTTCATCGCCGGGCGCCAGAAGGACATGTTGATCTCGGGCGGCGTCAACATCTATCCCGCCGAGATCGAAGGTGCGCTCCTGCTTCATCCTGCCGTGAAGGATGCCGCCGTGGTGGGTATTCCGGACGAGACCTGGGGCGAGATAGGCGCGGCCATCGTCGTGCCCAGGCAACCGGGTGGCACGACCGGCGATGAGCTCGCGGCGTTTCTTGAAGGCCGACTGGCGAAATACAAGATCCCGCGGCGGTGGGTGTTAGTTGATGCCCTGCCGCGCACGCCGTACGGAAAGCTGGTGAAGGGCTCGTTGCGAGATCTCGTGCTGGCCTCTCCGGGTTCGGACGCCGACGCCGGAAGAAGATTATGA
- a CDS encoding FAD-dependent thymidylate synthase, whose product MLQTSPPLVTLRNAPPAPFDGAIAAARTCYSPRVVGIGEITDAQRETIGALTFDAGHHTVYQHAHFEFGLENISRQFVWSFLHAHPFYNSEQSSQRYVRLNEPRAFVPPLDGEARAVYEQAILRAWDDYATLSALLKPDAFAILKQLRHVTPHASAPRLAGIEREAGKKAIEVARYVVPIAAFTSMVHTVSGITLYRLRRMMNVGDTPFEARQVIGAMVDLVSRHDPLFFERAGREPLGRDAAPETAFPRPVAGSDRFAREFDAKLGGRVSRLIDASDDAEALVADAVRATFGLASDEMSDGEAIDRVLNPARNRYLLDTLDVSHHSPLMRALHHVSYTFARRISHTADSQDQRHRCVPASRPLLTFATARTPDFITPGLVASNPAATARFQESMQAAWASSRRLLDLGVPLEFAVCVLPNALAVRTIETGPLSALGHKWTQRTCVNAPEEIYKASMDELDQVRAKHPRLARHIGPPCVVRNGLIAPRCTEGRHFCGVSVWLNFPNVERRL is encoded by the coding sequence GTGCTACAAACCTCTCCCCCCCTCGTCACGCTGCGCAATGCGCCGCCGGCCCCCTTTGACGGGGCGATTGCGGCCGCGCGGACGTGCTACTCGCCCCGAGTCGTCGGGATTGGCGAGATCACAGACGCGCAGCGCGAGACGATCGGGGCGCTCACCTTCGACGCCGGCCATCACACGGTCTATCAGCACGCGCACTTCGAGTTCGGCCTCGAGAACATCTCGCGGCAGTTCGTGTGGAGTTTCCTGCACGCGCATCCGTTCTACAACTCCGAGCAATCGAGCCAGCGCTACGTCAGGTTGAACGAGCCCCGTGCCTTCGTGCCACCGCTCGATGGTGAAGCGCGCGCCGTTTACGAACAGGCCATTCTGCGGGCGTGGGACGACTACGCGACCCTGTCGGCGCTGTTGAAGCCGGACGCGTTCGCCATTTTGAAACAGCTGCGGCACGTAACGCCCCACGCGTCGGCGCCGCGCCTGGCCGGTATCGAGCGAGAAGCCGGGAAAAAAGCCATCGAAGTGGCGCGCTACGTGGTCCCGATTGCCGCCTTCACGTCGATGGTCCACACGGTGTCCGGCATCACGCTGTATCGCCTGCGTCGGATGATGAATGTCGGCGACACGCCCTTCGAAGCCCGGCAGGTCATTGGCGCCATGGTGGATCTGGTGAGCCGGCACGACCCGCTGTTCTTCGAGCGCGCCGGACGCGAGCCGCTTGGCCGCGACGCTGCGCCAGAGACGGCATTTCCCAGGCCGGTTGCCGGCTCGGATCGGTTCGCGAGGGAGTTCGACGCGAAGCTGGGCGGCCGGGTGTCCAGGTTGATCGACGCGTCCGATGACGCGGAAGCGCTCGTGGCGGATGCGGTGCGGGCCACCTTCGGGCTCGCCTCCGACGAGATGTCGGACGGTGAGGCGATCGACCGGGTGTTGAATCCAGCGCGCAACCGCTACCTGCTGGACACGCTCGACGTGTCGCACCACTCGCCGCTGATGCGCGCGCTCCATCACGTCAGCTACACGTTCGCCAGGCGCATCAGCCATACCGCAGACTCGCAGGACCAACGGCACCGCTGCGTGCCGGCGTCGCGCCCCCTGCTGACGTTTGCGACGGCCCGGACGCCGGACTTCATCACGCCCGGGCTTGTCGCAAGCAACCCCGCCGCCACCGCGCGGTTCCAGGAGTCGATGCAAGCCGCCTGGGCCTCGAGCCGCCGCCTGCTCGATCTCGGCGTACCCCTGGAGTTCGCCGTCTGCGTGCTTCCCAACGCGCTGGCCGTACGCACGATCGAAACGGGCCCGCTCAGCGCGCTTGGGCACAAGTGGACGCAGCGGACGTGCGTCAACGCCCCGGAGGAGATCTACAAGGCGTCGATGGACGAGCTCGATCAGGTGCGCGCGAAGCACCCGAGGCTCGCGCGTCACATCGGCCCGCCCTGCGTCGTCCGCAACGGCCTGATCGCGCCGCGCTGCACCGAGGGCCGGCATTTCTGCGGCGTTTCCGTGTGGCTCAACTTCCCGAACGTCGAGCGGCGCCTGTGA
- a CDS encoding sodium:solute symporter has protein sequence MSTIALGWTAVVAYFLLTSALAYRSSRRTSSVATYAVGNRDIPAVVVGLSLAAQLTSVATFVVNPGLVYAYGYSALLGYGFCAAMGITLGLAFFSRRFRTHGARVRAVTVPQWIGTRYESTPLRTGFAVLSLGLITFATLIVVALSLVLSRLLVAPPEAVAAALMTIVVLGVMMGGATGHAWTNAVQASVMVVVAALLIGAGWPLLGAGGGITERLAAIDPNLVLATNPASLYFRNLFEVVVCNFVIGLAIVCQPHIISKALYLRDDREVRKYLATAIGVGLLFTGVLVTGIWARFALTQPVAIDRVISTWIASSFPAGVQVLITIGLLCAGLSTLEGILLALSATFSADFYPLFVRGGTDRAALRAGRAGLAMVAVTTVLLAIWQISHPTGGTVAIFAQYGVYLLFSASFLPLGCGMFLPRVGRSLVSAAVVAVVVTYVAVALLKLTTLHNNPAFLATAGIAVGWVVIGVGSLVGRLRST, from the coding sequence ATGAGCACGATTGCCCTGGGTTGGACCGCCGTCGTCGCGTACTTTCTCCTGACCAGTGCGCTCGCCTACCGGAGTTCGCGCCGCACGAGTTCCGTCGCGACTTACGCGGTGGGCAACAGGGACATCCCCGCCGTGGTGGTTGGACTTTCGCTCGCGGCACAACTCACGAGCGTCGCGACGTTCGTCGTGAACCCCGGCCTCGTGTACGCGTACGGGTACTCGGCGCTGCTGGGCTACGGGTTCTGCGCCGCGATGGGGATTACGCTGGGGCTCGCGTTCTTCTCGCGCCGGTTCCGGACCCATGGCGCCCGCGTGCGGGCCGTCACCGTGCCTCAGTGGATCGGGACGCGTTACGAGTCGACGCCGCTACGCACCGGCTTCGCGGTGCTGTCGCTCGGCCTGATCACGTTCGCGACGCTCATCGTCGTTGCCCTGTCGCTCGTGCTGTCGCGTCTGCTGGTGGCGCCTCCCGAAGCCGTTGCTGCCGCCTTGATGACCATCGTCGTCCTGGGAGTGATGATGGGCGGCGCCACGGGACACGCGTGGACCAACGCCGTGCAGGCGTCGGTGATGGTCGTCGTGGCGGCGCTCCTGATCGGCGCCGGATGGCCCCTGCTTGGAGCGGGCGGAGGCATCACCGAGAGACTGGCGGCCATCGATCCGAATCTCGTGCTGGCGACCAACCCGGCGTCGCTCTATTTCCGCAACCTGTTCGAGGTCGTCGTCTGCAACTTCGTCATTGGCCTCGCTATCGTCTGCCAGCCGCACATCATCAGCAAAGCCCTCTACCTGCGTGACGACAGGGAAGTGCGAAAGTACCTCGCCACCGCGATTGGCGTCGGGTTGCTGTTCACCGGCGTGCTGGTCACCGGCATCTGGGCGCGCTTCGCGCTGACGCAACCCGTGGCGATCGATCGCGTGATCTCGACGTGGATCGCGAGCAGTTTTCCAGCGGGCGTGCAAGTGCTGATCACGATTGGGTTGCTGTGCGCCGGCCTCTCGACCCTCGAAGGGATTCTGCTGGCGCTGTCCGCCACGTTTTCGGCGGATTTCTACCCGCTCTTCGTGCGGGGCGGCACAGACCGCGCCGCGCTGCGCGCTGGCCGGGCCGGCCTCGCGATGGTGGCTGTCACGACAGTCCTGCTTGCCATCTGGCAGATCTCGCATCCGACTGGCGGCACGGTGGCCATCTTCGCGCAGTACGGGGTCTACCTCCTCTTCTCGGCGTCGTTCCTCCCGCTCGGCTGCGGGATGTTCCTGCCGCGTGTCGGCCGCAGCCTCGTGTCGGCTGCAGTCGTGGCCGTCGTCGTGACGTATGTGGCGGTGGCGCTGCTGAAGTTGACGACACTGCACAATAACCCGGCGTTTCTCGCGACGGCTGGAATCGCCGTCGGGTGGGTCGTAATCGGTGTCGGGAGTCTGGTCGGGCGGCTGCGATCCACCTGA
- a CDS encoding alpha/beta hydrolase, which translates to MSQPLARRVDGSGDPVLLLNGGMMTISNWNNATKSLQTRWRVVRCDFRGQLLSPGPPLHTDLSGHVVDVVALLNALDVARAHIIGTSFGAEVGLLLAASHPDRVASLVAATATDWSTPEMMAGSRALVEACHEATRGGNRFAFYDLLLPSTYSPAFLDANAAWLAARREHVAALPDSWFDGTASIVGAMVGLDLRPRLRDIVCPTLVIIAEHDGVMPLDRSRAIVAGIAGAEEAFVSGSGHALVVEQLEVFLRLCEGFLAGLPNL; encoded by the coding sequence ATGAGCCAGCCACTCGCCCGCCGTGTGGACGGATCCGGCGATCCCGTCCTGCTGCTGAACGGCGGCATGATGACGATCAGCAACTGGAACAATGCCACGAAGAGCCTGCAGACCCGCTGGCGAGTCGTTCGCTGCGATTTCCGGGGACAACTGCTGAGCCCAGGGCCACCGCTCCACACGGATCTTTCGGGTCACGTTGTTGACGTTGTGGCATTGCTGAACGCATTGGATGTCGCCCGGGCGCACATCATCGGTACGTCCTTCGGCGCCGAGGTTGGACTGCTGTTGGCGGCCAGCCATCCCGATCGCGTGGCCTCGCTGGTCGCGGCGACGGCGACCGACTGGAGCACGCCCGAGATGATGGCTGGTTCCCGAGCGCTGGTCGAGGCGTGCCACGAGGCGACGAGGGGAGGGAATCGCTTCGCGTTCTACGACCTGCTGCTGCCGTCGACCTACTCGCCAGCCTTCCTCGACGCCAACGCCGCATGGCTTGCCGCCAGGCGTGAACACGTGGCCGCTCTTCCCGACTCCTGGTTCGATGGCACGGCCAGCATCGTCGGCGCGATGGTGGGTCTCGACCTGCGCCCGCGTCTTCGGGACATCGTGTGCCCGACGCTTGTGATCATCGCCGAACACGACGGCGTCATGCCGCTCGATCGGTCCCGGGCGATTGTCGCCGGCATCGCGGGAGCCGAAGAGGCATTTGTGAGCGGCAGCGGCCACGCACTGGTCGTCGAACAGCTAGAGGTGTTCCTGCGCTTGTGCGAGGGGTTCCTGGCTGGACTGCCGAACTTGTAG
- a CDS encoding class II fructose-bisphosphate aldolase, translating into MEFESVARIIDGLKPACVVSGETVQVVGEVPPAVIDRLAWTAAFGASPEIKGTARWIIRGIGAHMGLVPASIHDLYVAVGRGDAKGFTVPAMNLRAMTYDTARAVFRAAINLKVGAFILEIARSEVGYTEQRPHEYSAILLAAALREGFIGPLFIQGDHVQVNAKKFAGPEREKELAALRDLIREEIAAGFFNIDIDTSTLVDLDQPTLAGQQHVNCEQAASFTRLVRGLEPKGVTISIGGEIGEVGGKNSDVHELRAFMAGYDKMRGSLAGISKISIQTGTAHGGFVAPDGSVRMDVKIDLNTLRELSELARKEFGMAGAVQHGASTLPPDAFHEFPDAGACEVHLATDFQNMVYEHPSLPASLKAEMYAWVREHAQEERKPKDTEEQFLYKSRKKAIGPFKRQLWSLPEGIRAAIGASLEQRFAFLMTQLRVNGTADVVKKFVKPAPVAFDRAAEVRAAGGTITASERKAEGLAD; encoded by the coding sequence ATGGAGTTCGAATCTGTCGCCCGGATAATTGATGGGTTGAAGCCGGCCTGTGTTGTTTCCGGCGAAACGGTCCAGGTTGTTGGCGAGGTTCCGCCGGCGGTCATCGACCGGCTGGCCTGGACGGCCGCATTCGGAGCGTCCCCGGAGATCAAGGGGACCGCGCGGTGGATCATCCGCGGCATCGGGGCACACATGGGGCTTGTGCCCGCGTCGATCCACGACCTGTATGTGGCGGTTGGACGAGGGGACGCGAAAGGGTTCACTGTTCCCGCGATGAACCTCCGCGCGATGACCTACGACACCGCACGCGCCGTGTTCCGTGCGGCCATCAATCTGAAGGTCGGGGCATTCATCCTCGAGATTGCGCGCTCCGAGGTCGGCTACACCGAGCAGCGCCCCCACGAGTACTCGGCCATTCTGCTGGCCGCGGCGCTGCGCGAGGGCTTCATCGGCCCGCTCTTCATCCAGGGCGATCACGTCCAGGTGAACGCGAAGAAGTTCGCGGGCCCGGAGCGCGAGAAGGAACTGGCGGCGCTTCGGGACCTGATCCGGGAGGAAATCGCCGCCGGGTTCTTCAATATCGACATCGACACCTCGACGCTGGTCGATCTGGACCAGCCCACGCTCGCCGGGCAGCAGCACGTGAACTGCGAGCAGGCGGCCTCCTTCACGCGGCTCGTCAGGGGGCTCGAGCCCAAGGGCGTCACGATCTCGATCGGCGGGGAAATTGGAGAGGTCGGCGGCAAGAATTCGGATGTGCACGAACTGCGCGCGTTCATGGCTGGATACGACAAGATGCGCGGCAGCCTGGCCGGCATCAGCAAGATCAGCATCCAGACCGGCACGGCCCACGGCGGGTTCGTCGCGCCGGACGGCAGCGTGCGGATGGACGTCAAGATCGATCTGAACACGCTGCGTGAGCTTTCCGAGTTGGCCCGCAAGGAATTCGGGATGGCGGGTGCCGTCCAGCACGGCGCGTCGACGCTGCCGCCGGACGCCTTCCACGAGTTCCCCGACGCAGGCGCATGCGAAGTCCATCTGGCCACCGACTTCCAGAACATGGTCTATGAGCACCCGTCGCTGCCGGCATCGCTCAAGGCCGAAATGTACGCGTGGGTTCGCGAGCACGCCCAGGAAGAGCGCAAGCCGAAGGACACCGAAGAACAGTTTCTCTACAAGTCGCGCAAGAAGGCGATCGGGCCGTTCAAGCGGCAGCTGTGGAGCCTGCCGGAGGGCATCAGGGCCGCCATCGGCGCGTCGCTCGAGCAGCGGTTTGCATTCCTGATGACGCAGTTGCGCGTGAACGGCACCGCAGATGTGGTGAAGAAGTTCGTCAAGCCGGCGCCGGTCGCGTTCGATCGCGCCGCCGAAGTCCGGGCCGCCGGCGGCACGATCACCGCGTCCGAGCGAAAAGCGGAGGGGCTGGCCGATTAG
- the def gene encoding peptide deformylase, translating into MSILKVARMGHPVLRKTTKPVPQSEIAGVAIQRLIDDMIETMIEYNGVGLAAPQVREDLRIFVARVDADNEEDEEGAERAERRPASTSDVIVIINPEITPVGRRMVEDWEGCLSIPDLRGRVQRHRDIKMRAFNREGQRLEIEATGYVARVMQHEADHLDGVLFLDRMKTLQSLSFIEEYVRYHSKQE; encoded by the coding sequence ATGTCTATCCTGAAGGTTGCGCGGATGGGTCACCCGGTCCTCCGCAAGACAACCAAGCCCGTGCCCCAGTCGGAGATCGCCGGCGTCGCGATCCAGCGCCTGATCGACGACATGATCGAAACGATGATCGAGTACAACGGCGTCGGGCTCGCCGCGCCGCAGGTGCGCGAGGATCTCCGGATCTTCGTGGCCCGGGTGGATGCTGACAATGAGGAAGACGAAGAGGGCGCGGAGAGAGCGGAGCGGCGCCCGGCTTCCACATCAGACGTCATCGTCATCATCAACCCCGAAATCACCCCGGTCGGCCGCCGCATGGTTGAAGACTGGGAAGGATGCCTCAGCATCCCGGACCTGCGGGGCCGGGTGCAGCGGCACCGCGACATCAAGATGCGTGCGTTCAACCGGGAGGGACAGCGCCTCGAGATCGAGGCCACTGGTTACGTGGCCCGCGTCATGCAGCACGAAGCCGACCACCTCGACGGCGTGCTGTTTCTGGATCGGATGAAGACGCTCCAGAGCCTCAGCTTCATCGAGGAGTACGTGCGGTACCACTCGAAGCAGGAATGA